The proteins below are encoded in one region of Micromonospora yangpuensis:
- a CDS encoding alpha/beta hydrolase family protein, protein MSKPTVMTAAPAPKRRPRSVRALAVLLLTLVVLLPAGAVAAPPATTSGLHLPPPTGRHPVGTTWLHLTDRERPDQWRPELPRELMVTIWYPALRTAEPPAPYTTAEVSARVLAATGLPVPPDLLTTVRTNSRRDAPVRPGHWPLVLLSPGFTLSRESLTGLAEELASRGYVVAGVDHPYEAYGIEFPDGRVIGCQVCDEWGTGTPARVVEGRAADLAFLLDQLTGVRPAWPGARFVDHRRIAVAGHSIGGASAVHTLRTDRRVDAAAVLDGTLFVPVPPGTVDRPVLLVGAERVPDHSWVRDWPGLAGWKRWLTVTGTGHMSFTDRPVLGAQLGQDPGPLSGERQLLITRTYLTAFVDRHLRDRPVPLLDGPSPRFPEVLFTPGGVLPGR, encoded by the coding sequence ATGTCGAAGCCCACCGTGATGACGGCAGCACCGGCACCGAAACGACGCCCGCGCAGCGTCCGGGCGCTTGCCGTACTCCTGCTGACGCTGGTGGTACTCCTGCCTGCCGGTGCGGTCGCGGCCCCGCCAGCGACGACTTCCGGTCTGCACCTGCCCCCGCCGACCGGCCGGCACCCGGTCGGTACGACCTGGTTGCACCTGACCGACCGGGAACGACCGGACCAGTGGCGGCCCGAGCTGCCCCGGGAACTGATGGTCACCATCTGGTACCCGGCCCTACGCACCGCCGAGCCGCCCGCGCCGTACACCACGGCGGAGGTCTCCGCCCGGGTCCTCGCCGCCACCGGTCTGCCGGTGCCGCCGGACCTGCTCACCACGGTCCGCACCAATTCCCGTCGGGATGCCCCGGTACGGCCGGGCCACTGGCCGTTGGTGCTCCTCTCCCCCGGCTTCACGCTCAGTCGGGAGTCGCTCACCGGGCTCGCCGAGGAGCTGGCCAGCCGGGGGTACGTGGTCGCCGGCGTGGACCACCCGTACGAGGCGTACGGGATCGAGTTCCCCGACGGTCGGGTCATCGGGTGCCAGGTGTGCGACGAGTGGGGCACCGGCACCCCCGCCCGGGTCGTCGAGGGCCGGGCCGCCGACCTGGCGTTCCTACTCGACCAGCTGACGGGGGTCCGGCCGGCCTGGCCGGGGGCCCGGTTCGTCGACCACCGCAGGATCGCCGTGGCGGGCCACTCCATCGGGGGCGCCAGCGCCGTGCACACGCTCCGCACCGACCGGCGGGTGGACGCCGCCGCGGTCCTGGACGGCACGCTCTTCGTCCCCGTCCCGCCCGGCACGGTGGACCGGCCGGTGCTGCTGGTCGGCGCGGAGCGGGTGCCGGACCACAGCTGGGTGCGGGACTGGCCCGGCCTGGCCGGGTGGAAACGGTGGCTGACCGTCACCGGCACCGGGCACATGTCCTTCACCGACCGGCCGGTCCTCGGCGCTCAACTCGGACAGGACCCCGGGCCGCTGTCGGGCGAGCGGCAACTGCTGATCACCCGGACGTACCTGACCGCCTTCGTCGACCGGCACCTGCGCGACCGGCCGGTCCCACTGCTCGACGGCCCCTCCCCCCGCTTCCCCGAGGTTCTCTTCACCCCCGGCGGGGTTCTGCCCGGTCGGTGA
- a CDS encoding cytochrome P450 — translation MASGGPDAAGARPGWPDVASVVDHVGVRHLVVTRHALVRQVLADPQTYRPDNALDAVTPVPVAALRVLAGHRFRLPPTLANNAGASHPQIRAIVAEALHPSRVEAQRGWLTGLVRRRVARIGAALRAGVPVDLHAELAADLPLLALARLVELPDAPLGAVKDFARAALELFWAPLDADRQQVLAAEVGRFHRVLRDFAATGPGLAARLRAAGHGPDVVVGALFFLLVAGQETTSQFLTLLLHRLTGEPAILAGLRRGTVDVADVVEEGLRLEPPIVTWRRVAAVDTTLGATAVPAGTSIVLWLARAGRDATVVDRPDEFVPGQRGSRRHLAFGAGAHRCVGAQLARLEATVVVDELAPLLPGLTVLRPPWYPDNLTFRIPDTLLVCKEGPPVNAFGREGFPAHRHG, via the coding sequence ATGGCGTCCGGCGGCCCGGACGCGGCTGGCGCGCGGCCCGGGTGGCCGGACGTGGCGAGCGTCGTCGACCACGTCGGCGTACGACATCTGGTGGTCACCCGGCACGCCCTGGTCCGTCAGGTGCTCGCCGACCCGCAGACCTACCGGCCCGACAACGCCCTCGACGCGGTGACCCCGGTGCCGGTGGCCGCGTTGCGGGTGCTCGCCGGGCACCGGTTCCGGTTGCCGCCGACACTTGCCAACAACGCCGGCGCCAGCCACCCGCAGATCCGGGCCATCGTCGCCGAGGCGCTGCACCCGAGCCGGGTCGAGGCCCAGCGCGGCTGGCTGACCGGGCTGGTCCGCCGCCGGGTCGCCCGGATCGGTGCCGCGCTGCGCGCCGGCGTACCTGTCGACCTGCACGCCGAACTCGCCGCCGACCTGCCGCTGCTGGCCCTGGCCCGGCTGGTCGAGCTGCCCGACGCGCCGCTGGGCGCGGTGAAGGACTTCGCCCGCGCCGCCCTGGAGTTGTTCTGGGCGCCGCTGGACGCCGACCGGCAGCAGGTGCTCGCCGCCGAGGTGGGCCGCTTCCACCGGGTGCTGCGTGACTTCGCCGCCACCGGACCGGGGCTGGCGGCGCGGCTGCGGGCGGCCGGGCACGGCCCGGACGTCGTGGTCGGGGCGCTGTTCTTCCTGCTGGTCGCCGGGCAGGAGACCACCTCGCAGTTCCTCACCCTGCTGCTGCACCGGTTGACCGGCGAGCCGGCGATCCTGGCCGGGCTGCGCCGGGGCACCGTCGACGTCGCCGACGTGGTCGAGGAGGGGCTGCGCCTGGAGCCGCCGATCGTCACCTGGCGACGGGTCGCGGCCGTCGACACCACGCTGGGTGCCACGGCGGTGCCGGCGGGCACCAGCATCGTGCTCTGGCTGGCCCGCGCCGGCCGGGACGCCACCGTGGTCGACCGGCCCGACGAGTTCGTACCCGGTCAGCGCGGGTCCCGCCGGCACCTGGCCTTCGGGGCGGGCGCGCACCGTTGCGTCGGCGCACAACTGGCCCGGCTGGAGGCGACCGTGGTGGTCGACGAGCTGGCCCCGCTGCTGCCCGGCCTGACCGTGCTCCGTCCACCCTGGTACCCCGACAACCTCACCTTCCGCATCCCCGACACCCTCCTCGTGTGTAAGGAAGGGCCCCCTGTTAACGCATTCGGTAGAGAAGGGTTCCCCGCTCACCGGCACGGCTGA
- a CDS encoding class I SAM-dependent methyltransferase has translation MSDLHATFVRLHARLAPVAFVPEVRLHQADEPIGLWELTEGEFRSAQPPPFWAFAWAGGQALARYVIDHPTVVADRRVLDLAAGSGLVGIAAARCGATSVRAVEVDERAVAAVALNAGANEVRVDAELGDVLDTDAADAEVVLAGDVFYSEAMANRMLRFLLRAARGGARVLVGDPGRAFLPRDRFRELASYQVPVPPALESVRVKRTTVWELNPARPRADG, from the coding sequence ATGTCCGACCTCCACGCCACCTTCGTCCGGCTGCACGCCCGGCTCGCCCCGGTCGCCTTCGTGCCCGAGGTACGCCTGCACCAGGCCGACGAGCCGATCGGGTTGTGGGAGCTGACCGAGGGCGAGTTCCGCAGCGCCCAACCGCCCCCGTTCTGGGCCTTCGCCTGGGCCGGCGGGCAGGCCCTGGCCCGGTACGTCATCGACCATCCGACGGTGGTCGCCGACCGGCGGGTGCTCGACCTGGCCGCCGGCAGTGGGCTGGTGGGCATCGCCGCCGCGCGCTGCGGCGCGACCAGCGTCCGCGCCGTCGAGGTCGACGAGCGTGCGGTGGCCGCGGTCGCCCTCAACGCCGGCGCCAACGAGGTACGCGTCGACGCCGAACTCGGCGACGTGCTGGACACCGACGCCGCCGACGCCGAGGTGGTGCTCGCCGGGGACGTCTTCTACAGCGAGGCGATGGCCAACCGGATGCTGCGTTTCCTGCTGCGCGCGGCCCGCGGCGGGGCCCGGGTGCTGGTCGGCGACCCGGGGCGGGCCTTCCTGCCCCGGGACCGGTTCCGGGAGCTGGCCAGCTACCAGGTGCCGGTGCCGCCGGCGCTGGAGAGCGTCCGGGTGAAGCGCACCACGGTGTGGGAGCTGAACCCCGCCCGACCGCGCGCCGACGGCTAG
- a CDS encoding 8-amino-7-oxononanoate synthase: MADWLAALDRRAELRARAGLTRRLRPRAAGDAVTDLAGNDYLGLARHPEVTAAAAKALTEYGLGATGSRLVRGSTEAHQELESALADWLGTERSLVFSSGYLANLGAIRGLVRPRTLLVSDAHNHASLIDGCRLSGAETVVTPHADPDAVAEVLATAEGRPAVVVTESVFSVDGDLAPLARLHAVTRRHGALLLVDEAHAVGVVGPGGAGGVAAAGLAGAPDVVLTATLSKALGGAGGVVAAPAGFVRHLIETGRTFIFDTALPPAIVAGVHAAVELARTGDDLRAELTDRVATAVHRLRAAGLTVSAPDAAVVSVTAPDPAAAVSWAADCADRAVAVGCFRPPSTPDNRSRLRLTVNAGVPRPDFDRALTTIVTCAPQEVL; encoded by the coding sequence GTGGCGGACTGGCTGGCGGCGCTGGACCGCCGCGCCGAGCTGCGGGCCCGCGCGGGGCTCACCCGGCGGCTGCGCCCGCGCGCCGCCGGCGACGCCGTGACCGACCTGGCCGGCAACGACTACCTCGGCCTGGCCCGGCACCCCGAGGTCACCGCCGCCGCGGCCAAGGCCCTGACCGAGTACGGCCTGGGCGCCACCGGCTCCCGTCTGGTGCGCGGCTCCACCGAGGCCCACCAGGAGCTGGAGAGCGCCCTGGCCGACTGGCTCGGCACCGAGCGGAGTCTGGTCTTCTCCTCCGGCTACCTGGCCAACCTCGGCGCGATCCGGGGCCTGGTCCGCCCGCGTACCCTGCTGGTCTCCGACGCCCACAACCACGCCTCGCTCATCGACGGCTGCCGGCTCTCCGGCGCGGAGACGGTCGTCACGCCGCACGCCGACCCCGACGCCGTGGCCGAGGTGCTCGCCACCGCCGAGGGGCGACCGGCGGTGGTGGTCACCGAGAGCGTCTTCTCCGTCGACGGCGACCTCGCCCCGCTGGCCCGGCTGCACGCCGTCACCCGCCGGCACGGCGCGTTGCTGCTGGTCGACGAGGCGCACGCGGTCGGGGTCGTCGGGCCGGGCGGGGCCGGCGGGGTCGCCGCCGCCGGGCTGGCCGGCGCGCCGGACGTGGTGCTGACCGCCACCCTGTCCAAGGCGCTGGGCGGCGCGGGCGGGGTGGTGGCCGCCCCGGCCGGGTTCGTCAGGCACCTGATCGAGACCGGTCGGACGTTCATCTTCGACACCGCGCTGCCGCCGGCGATCGTGGCCGGCGTGCACGCCGCCGTCGAGCTGGCCCGCACCGGCGACGACCTGCGGGCCGAGCTGACCGACCGGGTCGCCACCGCGGTCCACCGGCTACGCGCCGCCGGCCTGACCGTCTCCGCACCGGACGCGGCGGTGGTGTCGGTGACCGCGCCGGACCCGGCGGCGGCGGTCAGCTGGGCGGCCGACTGCGCCGACCGGGCCGTCGCGGTGGGCTGCTTCCGGCCACCGTCCACCCCCGACAACCGCTCCCGGCTGCGCCTGACCGTCAACGCCGGCGTACCCCGGCCCGACTTCGACCGCGCCCTGACCACGATCGTCACCTGCGCCCCACAGGAAGTGCTATGA
- the bioD gene encoding dethiobiotin synthase, with translation MSDAWHGPVLVTGTDTEVGKTVVTAAITAAAQTAGLRVAVIKPGQTGTADGGPGDLDTVTRLAAPATGRTLASFPDPLAPLAAARVAQLEPLELYHAVDAIREEIDKHDLVLIEGAGGLLVPMGVRPSGEPWTVADLAVSLDAPAVVVARAGLGTLNHTALTLEALQRRAVPAGVVIGAWPAEPELVHWANLSDLVPNLLGALPAGAGSMDPGVFRRSAPGWLTPVLYGVLDDWRSWAEDAG, from the coding sequence ATGAGCGACGCGTGGCACGGTCCGGTCCTGGTCACCGGCACGGACACCGAGGTCGGCAAGACGGTGGTGACCGCCGCGATCACCGCTGCGGCGCAGACCGCCGGGCTGCGGGTCGCGGTGATCAAACCCGGTCAGACGGGTACGGCCGACGGCGGGCCCGGTGATCTCGACACGGTGACCCGGCTGGCGGCCCCGGCGACCGGCCGGACCCTGGCCAGCTTCCCCGATCCGCTGGCCCCCCTCGCGGCGGCCCGGGTGGCCCAGTTGGAGCCGCTGGAGCTGTACCACGCCGTCGACGCCATCCGCGAGGAGATCGACAAGCACGACCTGGTGCTGATCGAGGGGGCCGGCGGGCTGCTCGTACCGATGGGGGTGCGTCCCTCCGGTGAGCCGTGGACGGTGGCCGACCTGGCGGTGTCGCTGGACGCGCCGGCCGTGGTGGTCGCCCGCGCCGGCCTCGGCACGCTCAACCACACCGCGCTGACCCTGGAGGCCCTGCAGCGACGGGCGGTACCGGCCGGGGTGGTCATCGGCGCCTGGCCGGCCGAGCCGGAGTTGGTGCACTGGGCCAACCTGAGCGACCTGGTGCCCAACCTGCTCGGCGCGCTACCCGCCGGGGCGGGCTCGATGGACCCGGGCGTGTTCCGCCGTTCCGCCCCCGGCTGGCTGACCCCGGTGCTGTACGGGGTGCTCGACGACTGGCGTTCCTGGGCCGAGGACGCCGGCTGA
- a CDS encoding endonuclease domain-containing protein, with amino-acid sequence MGDDDALAWVTFEQSGMLTTGQATDLLTEGRVRSLVRSGRWRSICRGVLLTGNGQLTRDQQLWAAVLATGTGALLAGVTAATEAGVRGLRREPLHVLVPASRRAGRGVLRGMPLDMPAVTVHRTTVLPDAHRQVARPGRTTTARALVDAAGWARDPAEAMTVLAAGCQQRRVTPEELRAVLDDLPRAPRRELIQRTVADIAGGAQALSEIDFVGLCRRYGLPRPELQHRRADAGGRTRWLDAYWSRWRLHVEVDGSHHMDVRHWAEDMQRQNDIWATGDRILRFPAWLVRVRPDEVAETLRRALVAAGWRPT; translated from the coding sequence GTGGGGGACGATGACGCGCTGGCGTGGGTGACGTTCGAGCAGTCGGGCATGCTCACCACCGGCCAGGCCACCGACCTGCTCACCGAGGGACGGGTACGCAGCCTGGTCCGGTCCGGACGGTGGCGCTCGATCTGTCGGGGCGTACTGCTCACCGGCAACGGCCAGCTCACCCGGGACCAGCAACTGTGGGCGGCGGTGCTCGCCACCGGCACGGGCGCCCTGCTCGCCGGGGTCACCGCAGCGACCGAGGCGGGCGTACGGGGACTGCGACGCGAGCCGCTGCACGTCCTGGTACCGGCCAGCCGTCGGGCCGGCCGGGGCGTACTGCGCGGGATGCCGCTGGACATGCCGGCGGTGACGGTGCACCGGACCACGGTGCTGCCGGACGCTCATCGGCAGGTGGCCAGACCCGGCCGGACCACTACCGCACGCGCCCTGGTGGACGCGGCTGGTTGGGCGCGGGACCCGGCCGAGGCGATGACGGTACTGGCCGCCGGCTGCCAGCAGCGCCGGGTGACCCCCGAGGAGCTCCGGGCCGTGCTGGACGACCTACCTCGTGCGCCTCGGCGAGAGCTTATCCAGCGCACGGTGGCGGACATAGCGGGCGGAGCACAGGCGCTCTCGGAGATCGACTTCGTCGGGTTGTGCCGGCGGTACGGGCTTCCCCGGCCGGAGTTGCAACACCGACGGGCCGACGCCGGCGGGCGGACCCGGTGGCTGGACGCCTACTGGTCCCGGTGGCGGCTGCACGTGGAGGTCGACGGGTCGCACCACATGGACGTCCGGCACTGGGCTGAGGACATGCAGCGACAGAACGACATCTGGGCCACCGGTGACCGGATACTCCGCTTCCCCGCCTGGCTGGTCCGGGTCCGCCCGGACGAGGTCGCCGAGACCCTCCGCCGCGCCCTGGTCGCCGCCGGCTGGCGTCCCACCTGA
- a CDS encoding M14 family zinc carboxypeptidase: MATAAATALLLLAGPATAVTAAAPDDNHEVHAEHLERFADEDASVVEVTVADRTELDELVATGVDLDHHVSQTESGIVVHAVVTPTEIQGLKAQGYQVGKVLFDSEDSEDRVAEREATIAEHKAENQAFTASLARSAAVSDVKITRADYYTSGTNQVLSVEAKWAQGQTSTSALTVTRDSGPGTAMGSGGTQNITRFVDAGVYLYHRGAATVTARPDKIRITSPTGDVAEVQVKEWLPISGDAPEGPGYQKDFVSSYLTPTELYDRIKRLADQYPQLAEIVELPYKTNGYRRKAQVVLGSANANRVAVDSLAWGHEGGNDISVELVNPGAADQALSVSLTDKAIRVSLATDGNGTPTSTAAQVAAAINASAGSLVKAYTYRGSVGDGVVAPVARTALTDNLKAPASVSRDPHPVYAIRIGKFRDGSKTGVLAYAQEHAREWVPPLVTIETAERLLRNAATDENTKQLLRTLDIWIAPSINPDGGHYSFYDFNSQRRNMTNHCAEGGSTDALARNSWGVDNNRNYTEFSLFDGFSGASTSCTSDTFAGPSELSEPENKNLDWLAQRANIKFSMNLHSSGNYFMWSPGAYATPGRISAPRPTLAEESFFWGASSRILTAIKRHRNLAVTPARTGPISDVLYSAAGNSGDMLWYKYGIYAWNFEVGTSFQPAWDEAHQQTLEYSNGLVELMRVARDYDKDKKRPTSTLVTKPSATEGMVDVTFETSEPAAVFYTLDGSKPTYESTLYAAAGLREGAETLTVPYGTKIFWFSVDAAGNIEKNYRPDTDAKNWNRGFALISDS, from the coding sequence GTGGCCACCGCCGCGGCGACCGCCCTTCTCCTCCTGGCCGGTCCGGCCACCGCCGTGACCGCCGCCGCCCCGGACGACAACCACGAAGTCCACGCCGAGCACCTCGAACGCTTCGCCGACGAGGACGCCAGCGTCGTCGAGGTCACCGTCGCCGACCGCACCGAACTCGACGAGCTGGTCGCCACCGGCGTCGACCTGGACCACCACGTCTCCCAGACGGAGTCCGGCATCGTCGTACACGCGGTGGTGACCCCGACCGAGATCCAGGGCCTCAAGGCCCAGGGTTACCAGGTGGGCAAGGTCCTGTTCGACTCGGAGGACTCCGAGGACCGGGTCGCCGAGCGCGAGGCGACCATCGCCGAGCACAAGGCCGAGAACCAGGCCTTCACGGCGAGCCTGGCCCGCAGCGCGGCCGTCTCCGACGTCAAGATCACCCGCGCGGACTACTACACCTCCGGCACCAACCAGGTGCTCAGCGTCGAGGCGAAGTGGGCCCAGGGCCAGACCTCCACCAGCGCCCTGACCGTGACCCGCGACAGTGGACCGGGCACCGCGATGGGCTCCGGCGGCACCCAGAACATCACCCGCTTCGTCGACGCCGGCGTGTACCTGTACCACCGGGGCGCGGCCACCGTCACCGCCCGCCCCGACAAGATCCGGATCACCAGCCCCACCGGTGACGTGGCGGAGGTCCAGGTCAAGGAGTGGCTGCCGATCTCCGGCGACGCACCCGAGGGACCGGGCTACCAGAAGGACTTCGTCAGCAGCTACCTCACCCCGACCGAGCTGTACGACCGGATCAAGCGCCTCGCCGACCAGTACCCGCAGCTGGCCGAGATCGTCGAACTGCCGTACAAGACCAACGGGTACCGGCGCAAGGCCCAGGTGGTGCTCGGCAGCGCCAACGCCAACCGGGTGGCCGTCGACTCGCTCGCCTGGGGCCACGAGGGCGGCAACGACATCTCCGTCGAGCTGGTCAACCCCGGCGCCGCCGACCAGGCCCTCTCGGTCAGCCTGACCGACAAGGCCATCCGGGTCAGCCTGGCCACCGACGGCAACGGTACGCCCACCAGCACCGCCGCCCAGGTCGCCGCGGCCATCAACGCCTCGGCGGGCAGCCTCGTCAAGGCGTACACCTATCGGGGTAGCGTCGGCGACGGCGTGGTCGCGCCGGTCGCGCGGACCGCGCTCACCGACAACCTGAAGGCCCCGGCCTCGGTCTCCCGCGACCCGCACCCGGTGTACGCCATCCGGATCGGCAAGTTCCGCGACGGCAGCAAGACCGGCGTGCTCGCCTACGCCCAGGAACACGCCCGGGAGTGGGTGCCGCCGCTGGTGACCATCGAGACCGCCGAGCGCCTGCTGCGCAACGCCGCCACCGACGAGAACACCAAGCAGCTCCTGCGTACCCTGGACATCTGGATCGCCCCGTCGATCAACCCGGACGGCGGGCACTACTCGTTCTACGACTTCAACTCGCAGCGCCGGAACATGACCAACCACTGCGCCGAGGGTGGTTCGACCGACGCGCTGGCCCGCAACTCGTGGGGCGTGGACAACAACCGCAACTACACCGAGTTCAGCCTCTTCGACGGGTTCTCGGGCGCGTCGACCAGCTGCACCAGCGACACCTTCGCCGGCCCGAGCGAGCTCTCCGAGCCGGAGAACAAGAACCTGGACTGGCTGGCCCAGCGGGCCAACATCAAGTTCTCGATGAACCTGCACTCCTCCGGCAACTACTTCATGTGGTCGCCGGGCGCCTACGCCACCCCGGGCCGGATCTCCGCGCCGCGCCCGACCCTGGCCGAGGAGTCGTTCTTCTGGGGCGCGTCGTCGCGGATCCTGACCGCCATCAAGCGGCACCGGAACCTGGCGGTCACCCCGGCCCGCACCGGCCCGATCTCCGACGTGCTCTACTCGGCGGCCGGCAACTCCGGTGACATGCTCTGGTACAAGTACGGCATCTACGCCTGGAACTTCGAGGTCGGCACCTCCTTCCAGCCGGCCTGGGACGAGGCGCACCAGCAGACCCTGGAGTACTCCAACGGTCTGGTGGAGCTGATGCGGGTCGCCCGCGACTACGACAAGGACAAGAAGCGCCCGACCAGCACCCTGGTCACCAAGCCCAGCGCCACCGAGGGCATGGTGGACGTGACCTTCGAGACCAGCGAACCGGCGGCGGTCTTCTACACCCTGGACGGCAGCAAGCCGACGTACGAGTCCACCCTCTACGCCGCGGCGGGTCTCCGGGAGGGAGCCGAGACCCTGACCGTGCCGTACGGCACCAAGATCTTCTGGTTCTCGGTGGACGCGGCCGGCAACATCGAGAAGAACTACCGGCCCGACACGGACGCCAAGAACTGGAACCGGGGCTTCGCCCTCATCTCCGACAGCTGA
- the bioB gene encoding biotin synthase BioB, which yields MPEILDQARTQVLENGVGLDEAGVLAVLNLPDEHLSAALQLAHEVRMRWCGPEVEVEGIVSLKTGGCPEDCHFCSQSGLFTSPVRSVFLDIPSLVEAAKQTAATGATEFCIVAAVRGPDARLMKQMREGVAAIKAAVDIQVAASLGMLSQEQVDELVEMGVHRYNHNLETCRSYFPNVVTTHSWEERWETLRMVRESGMEVCCGGILGLGETVEQRAEFAAQLAALDPHEVPLNFLNPRPGTPLGDRPVVEGKDALRAIAAFRLAMPRTILRYAGGRELTLGDLGTREGLLGGINAVIVGNYLTTLGRPATDDLKLLDDLKMPVKALSATL from the coding sequence ATGCCAGAGATCCTCGACCAGGCCCGGACCCAGGTGCTGGAGAACGGCGTCGGCCTCGACGAAGCCGGCGTCCTCGCGGTGCTGAACCTGCCCGACGAGCACCTGTCCGCCGCGCTGCAGCTCGCCCACGAGGTGCGGATGCGCTGGTGTGGTCCGGAGGTGGAGGTCGAGGGGATCGTCTCGCTGAAGACCGGCGGCTGCCCGGAGGACTGCCACTTCTGTTCCCAGTCGGGGCTGTTCACCTCCCCGGTGCGGTCGGTGTTCCTGGACATCCCGTCGCTGGTCGAGGCGGCGAAGCAGACCGCGGCCACCGGGGCGACGGAGTTCTGCATCGTGGCCGCCGTCCGTGGCCCGGACGCCCGGCTGATGAAGCAGATGCGCGAGGGCGTGGCCGCCATCAAGGCAGCGGTCGACATCCAGGTCGCCGCGTCGTTGGGCATGCTCAGCCAGGAGCAGGTCGACGAGCTGGTCGAGATGGGCGTGCACCGCTACAACCACAACCTGGAGACCTGCCGCTCCTACTTCCCCAACGTGGTCACCACGCACAGCTGGGAGGAGCGCTGGGAGACCCTGCGGATGGTGCGGGAGTCGGGCATGGAGGTCTGCTGCGGCGGCATCCTGGGCCTGGGCGAGACGGTGGAGCAGCGGGCCGAGTTCGCCGCGCAGCTGGCCGCGCTGGACCCGCACGAGGTCCCACTGAACTTCCTCAACCCCCGGCCGGGCACCCCGCTCGGCGACCGCCCGGTGGTGGAGGGCAAGGACGCGCTGCGGGCCATCGCCGCCTTCCGGCTGGCCATGCCGCGCACCATCCTGCGGTACGCCGGCGGTCGCGAGCTCACCCTCGGCGACCTGGGCACCCGGGAGGGTCTGCTCGGCGGGATCAACGCGGTGATCGTCGGCAACTACCTGACCACCCTGGGCCGGCCGGCCACCGACGACCTGAAGCTGCTCGACGACCTGAAGATGCCGGTCAAGGCGCTCTCGGCCACCCTGTGA